In Thermococcus camini, a genomic segment contains:
- the cobS gene encoding adenosylcobinamide-GDP ribazoletransferase — protein sequence MRNLLPFLTRVPIKGDFEKAREEFWAFPLVALVSSALPTLVLYLGLPLSNVLAVIALYFTIGLLHLDGLADFADGVMVKGERERKIKAMKDVNTGIAGLFAVVMVLLLQVYSLGLVHFYALLLAELNSKLAMLLALATKKPLGQGLGAYFMEKMNSGQLLGGLIFYAILLAPVVVYEQNALVSLLGLAFGGYAIKVALGNFGGINGDCLGAVAEITRAGTLLVMAFAWAYVGG from the coding sequence ATGAGGAACCTCCTGCCGTTCTTGACACGGGTGCCAATCAAGGGCGACTTCGAAAAAGCCCGCGAGGAGTTCTGGGCCTTTCCACTCGTTGCATTGGTTAGTTCAGCGCTCCCAACGCTCGTCCTCTACTTAGGGCTTCCCCTCTCGAACGTCCTAGCGGTTATCGCGCTTTACTTCACCATTGGCCTCCTTCACCTCGACGGCTTGGCGGACTTTGCCGACGGAGTGATGGTCAAGGGCGAGCGGGAGAGGAAGATAAAGGCCATGAAGGACGTAAACACAGGTATAGCCGGCCTCTTTGCCGTGGTAATGGTTCTGCTCCTGCAGGTTTACTCGCTCGGGCTCGTTCATTTCTACGCGCTCTTGTTAGCCGAGCTGAACTCAAAGCTCGCCATGCTCCTCGCTCTGGCAACAAAGAAACCGCTCGGCCAAGGGCTTGGGGCCTACTTCATGGAGAAGATGAACAGCGGCCAGCTCCTCGGCGGGCTCATCTTCTACGCCATCCTCCTCGCCCCTGTAGTTGTCTACGAGCAAAATGCCCTGGTCTCGCTCCTCGGTCTGGCCTTCGGGGGCTACGCCATCAAAGTTGCCCTCGGCAACTTCGGCGGGATAAACGGCGACTGCCTTGGAGCGGTTGCGGAGATAACGAGGGCCGGAACGCTTTTGGTCATGGCTTTTGCTTGGGCTTACGTGGGAGGCTGA